A genomic window from Lotus japonicus ecotype B-129 chromosome 1, LjGifu_v1.2 includes:
- the LOC130730887 gene encoding probable indole-3-pyruvate monooxygenase YUCCA10 — protein sequence MHKQEQRVIIVGAGPSGLSVAACLTKHSVPYTILEREDCCASLWKKHSYDRLHLHLKKQFCELPHKPFPPSFPPYVPKNQFLQYLDDYVSHFRITPLYCRSVVDAEYGDDDEKWKVKARNGDSGEVEEYEGRFLVVATGETSDPFVPEVEGLRSFPGRVLHSTKFKSGKEFKDEQVLVVGSGNSGMEIALDLHNHGAQTSIVVRSQVHVLSKGMVNLGLFLLKYLSLSTVDSLMVIASKMVYGDITNYGIARPNEGPFCMKVKYGKYPVIDTGTIHKIKSGDLKVLPSEIEYVRDKNVLLKNGELHPFDSIIFCTGFKRSTHKWLKGDDYLLNDDGLPKPSYPMHWKGKKGLYCVGLSRRGLYGAAADGENIANDIISSIMQN from the exons ATGCATAAACAGGAACAGAGAGTGATAATCGTTGGAGCAGGTCCTTCAGGCCTCTCTGTAGCAGCATGCCTCACAAAACACTCTGTTCCCTACACAATCCTTGAAAGAGAAGATTGTTGTGCTTCTCTGTGGAAGAAACATTCATACGATCGTCTACACCTTCACCTCAAAAAGCAATTCTGCGAGCTTCCCCACAAGCCATTCCCACCTTCTTTTCCTCCATATGTCCCCAAGAATCAGTTCCTGCAGTACCTTGATGACTACGTTTCTCACTTCAGAATCACTCCTCTGTACTGCAGATCCGTGGTGGATGCAGAgtatggtgatgatgatgagaaaTGGAAGGTCAAGGCGAGGAATGGGGACTCCGGTGAGGTTGAGGAATATGAAGGGAGGTTTCTGGTGGTGGCTACCGGAGAAACCAGCGACCCTTTTGTGCCGGAGGTTGAAGGGTTGAGGAGTTTTCCAGGGAGGGTGCTTCACTCTACAAAGTTCAAGTCTGGGAAGGAGTTCAAAGATGAGCAAGTTCTGGTTGTTGGGTCTGGGAATTCCGGCATGGAAATCGCATTGGACCTGCACAATCACGGTGCTCAAACATCCATTGTGGTTCGAAGCCAG GTTCATGTTCTATCGAAGGGGATGGTGAATTTGGGGCTTTTTCTGTTGAAGTATTTATCGTTAAGCACGGTGGATTCACTAATGGTGATAGCTAGCAAGATGGTTTATGGGGATATCACCAATTATGGTATTGCAAGGCCCAATGAGGGTCCCTTTTGCATGAAGGTCAAGTACGGCAAATACCCTGTTATTGACACTGGAACCATTCACAAAATCAAATCTGGAGACCTAAAG GTATTACCATCTGAAATAGAATACGTGAGAGACAAGAATGTCCTATTAAAAAATGGCGAATTACACCCATTTGACTCTATTATTTTCTGCACCGGCTTCAAGAGATCAACTCACAAGTGGCTTAAG GGGGatgattaccttttgaatgATGATGGCCTTCCGAAGCCAAGCTACCCGATGCATTGGAAGGGAAAGAAGGGTTTGTATTGCGTTGGACTGTCAAGGAGAGGTTTGTATGGAGCTGCCGCAGATGGTGAAAATATAGCAAATGATATAATTAGTTCCATAATGCAAAATTAA